A window of Sedimentibacter sp. MB31-C6 genomic DNA:
GAAATGTTTACAGCAACATGGTTTAATAAAAATGGTACAAGGATAAAAGAATTATCAATTGCTAATGAAATAGCTGACAAGTGTCAAAATAAAGAAGGAACTATAACTAAAATTAAAACTAAGAGAGCAACTGTTGAAAGACCATTGCTATACGATTTAACTGAACTTCAAAGGGATGGTAATAAAAAATTTGGATATTCAGCAGAACAAACACTAGAAGCTGCACAAAATTTATATGAAAAATATAAACTTACAACATACCCTAGAACTGATTCGAGATATTTAACAAAAGATATGAAAAATAAATTGAAAGGTTTATTATTGAATATTAAGGATGGTTGGGAAGGCTCCGAATATTGTGTGGATAAAATTATAAATCAAAAGATAAATGCAGATAAAAGAGTTATTAATGATTCAAAAGTATCAGACCATCATGCAATAATAGTTACTCCAAATATTAGAAATGTAAAATCAATAAGACTATCAGAAAGAGAAAAAAATATATTAAGATTAATCGTTGCAAGGTTCATTTCTGTTCTCGATAAAAAGCAGGAATACGATCAAACAAATATTGAATTGAAAATAGAAAATGAAAAATTTAAAGCAAGAGGGAAAAAAATAGTTATACCAGGTTGGAAAGAAATAGAAGATATAATACTTGGTAAAGTAAAACAAAATACTGATGATAAAGAAATAACTGCAAATATTAAAGTTGATGATAAAATAACACCAAAAGAAATTATAGTTCGTACAAAAAAGACATCACCACCTAAACTATATACAGAAGCAACTTTATTAACAGCTATGGAAACAGCAGGAAAACAAATAGAAGATGAAAAACTTAGAGAGGAAATGAAGGCTATAGGTTTAGGTACCCCTGCTACAAGAGCAGGTATAATAGAAAAACTCATTTCAGTAGGATATATAAAAAGAAATAAAAAAAACCTAATACCTACACAAAATGGAATACAATTAATAGAAATAGTTCATGAAAAATTAAAAAAACCAGATTTAACAGGTGAATGGGAAAGTAAACTAGGAAAAATCGCTAAAAAAGAGTCTTTACCACGAGACTTCATATATGATATAAAAAAATATGTAGCAGAGATTGTAAAAGAGGGAAAAAGGAGTACAATAAGAAATGTGAGATTTGAGGATATAAAAAAAAGAAAAAAACCAAACAATAAAGCAAAAAATAATTGACAACAATTTAAGGAGAAATTTATGGATTTTTTAATCGAAGGTATAATACAAATTACATGGCAACAGATTTTAATGTGGATAATAGGAGGTGCACTTATATATCTAGCCATAGCAAAAGAATTAGAGCCATCATTACTATTACCGATGGGTTTTGGAGCAATACTAGTAAATATTCCAATGTCTGGAGTACTAAATCAAAATTTACCAGGTATTGGAGAAGTTCAAGGAATAATTGATTGGCTATTTGAAGTAGGAATTGAAGCTTCAGAAATGATGCCTCTTTTACTTTTTATAGGAATTGGAGCAATGATAGACTTTGGACCATTATTATCTAATCCAAGGCTTTTATTATTTGGAGCAGCAGCACAATTTGGTATATTTGCTACAGTTTTAGTTGCTGCATTATTAGGATTCACTTTAAA
This region includes:
- a CDS encoding DNA topoisomerase 3, whose protein sequence is MKLIVAEKPSVAKDIARVLKIRNSKDGYIEGQKYIITWCIGHLIQLAYPEEYNPAYKRWNMRDLPIFPRKFKYAVNPSTSKQYEIVKNLMNDERIEEIICATDAGREGQLIFGYVYINSGCKKPVKRLWISSMTDEAIQEGFDNLRDNKDFFSLYQSARSRSEADWLVGINATRLFTVKYNQMLTIGRVQTPTLSLIVSRQKEIDNFVSEPFYEIEADCEMFTATWFNKNGTRIKELSIANEIADKCQNKEGTITKIKTKRATVERPLLYDLTELQRDGNKKFGYSAEQTLEAAQNLYEKYKLTTYPRTDSRYLTKDMKNKLKGLLLNIKDGWEGSEYCVDKIINQKINADKRVINDSKVSDHHAIIVTPNIRNVKSIRLSEREKNILRLIVARFISVLDKKQEYDQTNIELKIENEKFKARGKKIVIPGWKEIEDIILGKVKQNTDDKEITANIKVDDKITPKEIIVRTKKTSPPKLYTEATLLTAMETAGKQIEDEKLREEMKAIGLGTPATRAGIIEKLISVGYIKRNKKNLIPTQNGIQLIEIVHEKLKKPDLTGEWESKLGKIAKKESLPRDFIYDIKKYVAEIVKEGKRSTIRNVRFEDIKKRKKPNNKAKNN